The sequence ATGTTGGCGGCACATAACCTGGGTTGTTGCGCGTAAGAAACTTTTTAAACACCTGCTGCATGGTTTTCGCATAGCCGTTGTCGACTAACCACTTCGCAAAATGCGCTCGAGTAATTGGTGCATCACCAGCAATCAACTTAACTTCTTCCAAAACGCCTTCACGGGTCGCTTTCTCGAGTCGTTGAGCAATCATCTCAGCACGCCCAATACGATGAAGCTTCTGTTGTTCAATTAACGCTTTCAATTCTGGTGATTCAGGATCGACGTTTAACCCAACAATATGGATATCTTTGTTTTGCCAAACGGTTGAGATCTCGATGCCGTTAATCAACTGAATAGGAAGATTGTTATCAGCAATATAGCTACGTGCTTCAGCAAGCCCATCAGTCGTATCATGATCTGTAATCGCTAACGCTTCGATGTTAAAGCCTAACGCTCGGTCAATCAGTTCAGGTGGAGTAAGTCGGCCATCTGAGGCTGTTGTATGACTATGTAGATCAATTCTCATATATTCTTTTTCATTGTTTTCAATTTTTATCGTTATATTTGTGTCAACGCACTTGACCTGCAAGCGCAAAACTAGTTAACTAGTACATAAATACGAAGTATCACATTTGATAGGTTCACTATGTTACAAGAATTTAACCAAAACCATAAAGATAAAGTTTTAGAACTTTCTTCAGTAGAAGCAAGTTCAGAGCTTAATTGGTGGCGCACTTGGACAAGTTCTTGGTGGGCCAACGTGTACTTCTAATTAAACAGTTTGTTTATAAAAAAGTTATCACTAAGCCCGCTTTCATAGCGGGCTTTTTAATTTGTCGAACATCTCACATTCAACTGACTAACAAATCAACGAATTGACCATATTCTAGATTGGGTGAACGGTATCTTTATGCGACTATGTACGGCAGGAAATTTAAAGAATCATAAAGGAGGTCTTGTGAACAAGGCCATTGAAATCAAAAAGCTGGGAACCATTGAGGTCATCAATTCTTCCGTTCCTTACTCGCAAGATCCAACCAGTGTTTTTCATACTCTGTGTGAAAACAAAACAGACAGTCTGCTGTTGGAATCTGCTGAGATTGAATCTAAACAGAACCTGACAAGCCTACTCCTTATCGACTCTGCTGTTCGCATCGTATGTCGCGGACATGAAGTAACCTTTCAAGCGTTGACTCAAAATGGTCAGGCGCTTATCGAACACCTAGCTCAAAACGTTAAAACAGAGATCAAATCTGACCTTACGGATAACGTATTGACGCTGACTTTTGTCGAACCAAGCAACGAATTAGACGAAGATTCACGTTTAAGGGAAGCGTCTTCATTCGATGCACTGCGTTTGGTTCAACACAGCTTTGAGCAAGACGCGGATAACAAACACGCGTTATTCATGGCTGGCCTATTCGCTTACGACATCGTGGCGAACTTTGAACCGCTAGGCGATGCTGAAGCGACCAACAACTGTCCTGACTTTGTTTTCTACGTTGCCGAGACTCTATTGCGTTTCGACCACCAAGAGAACGAAGGCCTGCTTCACGCAAGCTTATTCACTCAAGATGAGAGCATTAAAGCGCAATTAACTGAGCGCCTAGCCGACATTCAAACACAGTGTCAGTCATTGAAAGCCATCACAGAAGTCACGCCACTCGACAACGTTGACGCTGTACCAAGCGTTTCAGATGAAGACTTCTGCCAAACGGTTCGTGACCTAAAAGAGTACGTAGTAAAAGGCGATGTATTCCAAGTGGTACCTTCTCGCCGCTTCACGCTGCCTTGCCCTGCTCCACTGGCGGCTTATAAAGAGCTCAAGCAAAGTAATCCAAGCCCTTACATGTTCTATATGCAAGACGAGCTATTTACTCTGTTTGGTGCTTCTCCAGAAAGTGCGTTGAAGTACGAAACTGAAACCAACCAAATCGAGATCTACCCAATTGCGGGTACTCGTCGTCGCGGTAAGCGTCCTGACGGTCAAATCGATTTCGACCTAGATAGCCGTATCGAGCTTGAACTGCGTACCGACAAAAAAGAAAACGCTGAACACATGATGCTGGTCGACCTAGCACGTAACGATGTGGCGCGTATTGCAGAAGCAGGCACTCGCCACGTAGCAGATTTGCTAAAAGTGGATCGCTACAGCCATGTGATGCACTTAGTTTCTCGTGTTGTTGGTCAGCTACGTGAAGACTTAGATGCCCTACACGCTTACCAAGCTTGCATGAACATGGGTACGTTAACAGGCGCACCAAAAATCCGCGCAATGCAGCTTATTCGCGATGTAGAAAAAACTCGTCGTGGTAGCTATGGCGGTGCGGTGGGTTACCTAACAGGTGAAGGGACGTTAGATACGTGTATCGTGATTCGCTCAGCTTACGTTGAAGATGGCGTTGCACAAGTACAAGCGGGCGCTGGTGTAGTATTCGATTCAGACCCACAAGCAGAAGCGGATGAAACTCGTGGCAAAGCTCAAGCGGTTATCTCTGCGATTCAAGCTGCACATACCAAGAGCTTGTCGTCAAACACACTCGCATCAAACAAGAAGGAGTCGTAATCATGGCTGATATTGTATTCATCGATAACTTCGACTCGTTCACATACAACCTTGTAGACCAGTTTCGTTCATTAGGTCACAGCGTAAAAATTTACCGTAACAACATTCCTGCAAAGGTAGTTGAAGCGGCTATCAACGAATTAGATAACCCGGTTGCACTGCTTTCACCAGGCCCTGGCGCTCCAGCAGATGCGGGTTGTATGCCAGAGCTGATTCAATTGCTAAAAGGCAAAGTACCAATGATTGGAATTTGCTTAGGCCACCAAGCGATTGTTGAAGCCTACGGCGGCACCGTTGCAGGCGCTGGCGAAATCATTCATGGTAAGGTGTCGATGATGGAACACCAGAACCATGCGACTTACCAAGGCTTACCTTCGCCACTGGCTATTGCTCGCTACCACTCTTTAGTGGCAACGCATGTATCTGATAGCCTAACGGTGACCGCTGAAGTCGATGATTTGGTGATGTCTGTGGTTCAAGAACAAGACAAGGTGTGTGGATTCCAATTCCACCCTGAATCAATTATGACGACCTACGGTGCAACGCTTCTTGCGAACGCTATCGAATGGGCTCTTGAGAAGAACGCCACTCTTGATAAAAAGACTAACTAGGACGAAATCATGGAACAGATTAATAAACTTTACGAACAGCAGTCTCTTACTCAAGAAGAAAGCCAACAGTTATTTGATGTGATCATCAAGGGTGAGCTCGATCCAATCTTGATGGCTTCTGCACTGACTGCACTGAAAATCAAAGGTGAAACGCCAGACGAAATCGCGGGTGCGGCGAAAGCACTGCTTGCCAATGCAAACCCATTCCCACGCCCTGATTACGATTTCGCTGACATCGTGGGTACAGGTGGCGACGGTCATGACACCATCAACATTTCTACAACTTCTGCATTTGTAGCAGCAGCGTGTGGCTTAAAAATCGCCAAGCACGGTAACCGCAGTGTATCGAGCAAATCAGGCTCTTCTGACCTACTGGACTCGTTCGGCATTAACCTAGCGATGACAGCGGAAGACACTCGTACTGCAGTCGACGAGCTTGGCGTAGCATTCCTATTTGCTCCGCAATATCACGTCGGTGTACGTCACGCGATGCCTGTTCGTCAAACAATGAAAACACGCACTATCTTCAACATCCTTGGCCCACTGATTAACCCTGCTCGCCCTAACATCGAGTTAATGGGTGTTTACAGCAAAGAGCTAGTACGCCCTATCGCGGAAACCATGCTGCAAATGGGCATGAAGCGTGCTGCTGTTGTGCACGGTAGTGGCCTTGACGAAGTGGCTATTCACGGCGAGACCATCGTTGCTGAAATCAAAGATGGCAAAATTCACGAATACACAGTGGCACCGGCTGACTTTGGTTTGAACACTCACCCTCTTGAAGCAATCAAGGGCGGCGAGCCAGAAGAGAACAAAGCTATCACAACGGATATCCTCACGGGTAAAGGCACAGATGCTCAAGTTGGCGCTGTGGCCGTCAACGTTGCTCTGCTGATGCGTCTATTTGGTCACGAAGATCTAAAAGCTAACGCACAGCAAGCGATTGACGCGATGAACTCTGGCAAAGCGTACGAGCTTGTACAAAAGCTTGCTGCACACGCCTAACGAACGACGAGACAAAAAACATGACACAGACTACCGATAAACTGTCGACCCACGTTTCAGTCAAAGAAGCTGAAATGGCGGAAGTACTAGCAAAAATCGTTCGTGATAAATACCAATGGGTTGCAGCGCGTAAGCAAACTCAACCATTGGATGAGTTTAAATCGGAGTTAACCGCAACAGACCGCAGCTTTTATGATGCACTGAGCGGCGATCAAACGGTTTTCATCACTGAATGCAAGAAAGCATCTCCGTCAAAAGGGCTAATCCGTGACGAGTTTGACCTGGACTACATTGCGTCGGTGTACAACAACCACGCAAATGCAATTTCAGTTCTGACCGACGAGAAGTACTTCCAAGGTGACTTTGAGTTTTTACCTAAGGTTCGCAGCATTGCCAAGCAACCTATTCTTTGTAAAGACTTCATGGTTGATACTTACCAAGTTTACCTAGCTCGTCACTACTCAGCTGATGCAATCTTGCTGATGCTATCGGTATTGGATGACGAAGAGTACAAAGCACTTGCTGAGGTCGCTCACTCGCTAAACATGGGTGTACTTACCGAAGTCAGCAACGAAGAAGAGCTTCACCGCGCAGTCGCTTTAAAAGCAAAAGTGATCGGTATTAATAACCGTAACCTACGTGACCTTTCGACTGATTTGAACCGTACTAAAGAGTTGGCTCCGCTGATTCGCGAACTGGCTCCAGAAGCGATTGTCATTTCTGAGTCGGGTATCTACAACCACCAGCAAGTACGTGACCTTTCAACATTTGCAGACGGCTTCCTAATCGGTAGCTCTCTGATGGCTGAAAAGAACCTAGAGCTTGCGGTGCGTAAAGTCACGCTTGGTGAAAACAAGGTGTGTGGTTTAACTCACACTGACGATGCAGCTAAGGCTTATCAAGCTGGTGCAGTATTCGGTGGTCTGATTTTCGTTGAGGCATCTAAGCGTCATGTGGATATCGAAGCAGCTCGTTTAACCATGAGCGGCGCACCTTTGAACTACGTGGGTGTGTTCCAAAACCATAGCGTTACTGACGTTGCAAAAACGGTTGCTGAGCTAGGTTTATTTGCGGTGCAACTGCACGGTGATGAGTCTCAAGCATTTGTAGATGAGTTGAAACAATCACTACCTGAAAACGTTGAGATCTGGAAAGCTTACGGTGTGGCTTCTGACGCTGAAAACGGTGCTAAAAGCGCGCTACCAGAATTACTAAAAAGCAACGTGACTCGTCACCTGCTAGATACTAAAGTGGGTTCTCAAACTGGCGGTACAGGCCAAGCGTTCGATTGGAGCCTAATCAACAACCAAAGCGCAATCATGTTGGCGGGTGGTCTAAATCCAGAAAATGCTAACCAAGCAGCGAGACTAGGCTGCTTAGGGCTAGACCTAAACTCTGGCGTTGAATCCTCTCCAGGTAAAAAAGACGCAGACAAGCTGCAACGCGCTTTTGCTGCGATTCGTAATTACTAGTCTGGCTTCTAGAACTTAAGACCTAGAACTTAAAACCTAGAACCCAGAAGCTAGAAAGCAGAATCAAAAAACATATTTGTGAGCTTTGCTTTTGCGAAGCTCAAACAAGATTAAATGACTTGGTGTGAATACACATCGATAGAATTGAAGGAATAACACAATGGCTAAACTCGATGCCTACTTTGGTGAATACGGTGGTCAATACGTACCGCAGATCCTAGTGCCAGCACTAGACCAACTAGAACAAGCATTTATCGATGCACAAGCCGATCCTGAGTTCCGCAGCGAATTCATGACGCTTCTGCAAGAGTACGCAGGTCGCCCAACGGCACTAACGCTGGCTCGTAACCTTACTAAAGGTACAAAAACCAAACTGTACCTAAAGCGTGAAGATCTACTTCACGGCGGCGCACACAAAACAAACCAAGTACTTGGCCAAGCGCTGCTTGCTAAACGTATGGGTAAGCAAGAAATCATCGCTGAAACTGGTGCAGGCCAACACGGCGTTGCGACTGCTCTAGCGTGTGCTCTATTGGGCCTTAAGTGTCGCGTTTACATGGGTGCCAAAGACGTTGAGCGTCAAAGCCCGAACGTATTCCGTATGAAGCTGATGGGCGCAGAAGTTATCCCTGTTCATTCTGGTTCTTCTACGCTAAAAGACGCATGTAATGAAGCTCTACGTGACTGGTCTGCAACTTACGAAGAAGCACACTACCTATTAGGTACTGCGGCTGGCCCTCACCCATTCCCAACAATCGTTCGTGATTTCCAACGCATGATTGGTGAAGAAACAAAGAACCAAATCCTGGCTCGTGAAGGTCGCCTTCCAGATGCGGTTATCGCTTGTGTCGGCGGTGGTTCAAACGCTATCGGTATGTTCGCTGACTTCATTGAAGAAGAGTCTGTTCGCCTGATCGGTGTAGAGCCTGCTGGTAAAGGTATTGATACCGACCAACACGGCGCGCCACTTAAGCACGGTAAAACGGGTATCTTCTTTGGTATGAAAGCACCACTGATGCAAGATGAGAACGGCCAAGTAGAAGAGTCTTACTCTGTTTCTGCGGGTCTAGATTTCCCATCAGTGGGTCCTCAACACGCGCACCTAAATGCCATTGGCCGTGCTGAATACGACAACGTGACCGATGACGAAGCGCTAGAAGCGTTCCAATTGATTGCACGTAAAGAAGGTATTATCGCAGCGCTAGAGTCATCTCATGCTGTGGCTCATGCAGTTAAAATGGCTCACGATGACCCAGAGAAAGAACAACTATTAGTGGTTAACCTGTCTGGCCGTGGTGATAAAGACATTTTCTCGGTACACGACATTCTTAAAGAGAAAGGAGCATTATAATGGATCGCTATCAATCACTCTTCACTCGCTTAGCTGAAAAGAATCAGGGCGCATTTGTACCATTCGTAACGGTTGGCGATCCTAACCCTGAGCAGTCTCTTAAGATCATGGAAACACTTGTTGAAGCGGGTGCTGATGCACTTGAGCTTGGTATTCCATTCTCAGATCCACTTGCTGATGGTCCAACAATCCAAGGCGCAAACATTCGTGCTTTAGATTCCAAAGTCACGCCAGATGTATGTTTTGATCTTATTGGGCAAATTCGCGCTAAATACCCAGAGCTGCCAATCGGCCTACTGATGTACGCGAACTTGGTTTACGCACGTGGTATCGAGAACTTCTACGAGCGTTGCGCAAAAGCAGGTATCGATTCAGTATTGATTGCTGATGTACCAACCAACGAAAGCGGTGAGTTTGTTGCGGCAGCGAAGAAGTTTGGTATTCACCCAATCTTTATTGCTCCACCAACAGCAAGCGATGAAACACTTCAGTCAGTATCTGAGTTAGGTGGTGGTTACACTTACCTACTTTCTCGCTCAGGCGTGACAGGTGCTGAAACAAAAGCAAACATGCCAGTAACGGCACTGCTTGACCGCTTGAACAAGTTCGATGCGCCACCAGCACTGCTTGGTTTCGGTATCTCGGCTCCAGAGCAAGTGAAAGAAGCGATTGTAGCTGGCGCTGCAGGTGCTATCTCTGGTTCAGCCGTTGTGAAAATCATTGAAAACAACGTTGAACAACCAGAAGCAATGCTTAAAGCACTTGCGGAGTTTGTTACGCCAATGAAAGCGGCTACGCAGAAATAATCGACGGTCAATAAATAGACGCTCGTAGCCATTGGTCATTGATCATTGATCATTGATCATTGATCATTGATCATTGATCATTGATCATTGATCATTGATCATTGATCATTGATCATTGATCATTGATCATTGATCATTGATCATTGATCATTGATCATTGATCATTGATCATTGATCATTGATCATTGATCATTAAATAGAACCAATGGTTCAAATAGTAAAAGGCTCCACAACTGTGGAGCCTTTTTTATTGCTTTTCATTTGAGCCAATCACTCATCGGCTTTCATCGCTTTCTTGATTGCAGCCTCATTGAGTGTCGCTTTGATCGGCTCGGTTATCTTCTCCACTAGATCGATCGGCATTGGGAATATGATGGTGGAGGTTCTTTCGTTAGCCACCTCGGTTAACGTTTGCATATATCGCAATTGAATGGCGTTAGGCGCTTGATTCAACACCTCTGCGGCTTCGCGTAACTTAGAAGATGCTTCAAGCTCACCCGTCGCATGTATTACCTTAGCTCGACGAGAACGTTCTGCTTCCGCTTGTTTTGCAAGAGCTCGTACCATACTGTCATCCAGATCAACATGCTTGATCTCGACATTGGCAATCTTGATCCCCCAATTATCGGTATGTTGATCCAAGATCGCTTGTAAGTCTCTATTAAGCTCTTCACGCTCAGACAACAGCTCATCCAACTCATGCTGACCGAGCACCGAGCGCAGCGTTGTTTGTGACAGTTGACTGGTCGCTTCAAGGTAGTTCTCTACGTTATTGATCGCCATCTTCGGATCCAGCACTCGAAAATAGACCACGGCATTCACCTTGACCGACACGTTATCGCGTGTGATCAAATCTTGAGTCGGTACGTCCAACACGATAGTTCGTAGATCCACTCTTACGATTTGTTGAATGAAAGGAATGATGATAATCAACCCCGGCCCTTTCACACCGTAAAAGCGCCCGAGGAAGAACACCACTGCACGCTCGTACTCGCGCAGCACTTTGAACATGCTGGCTATCAACAAGATAACGAGCACAATGACAATACCTATAGTGTGTATAAACATAACCGCCCCCTAATGGTAACGATGGCTAAGCAATTAATAATCCAATAACGTTTGTACTAGCACTCCACGCTAACAGTCTGCGCTAGAGAGATTTCGATGATGTATCATCGGGCAGCGCTTCAACATCCAATGAAAGCCCCGTCAGCTTGGTGACTCTGATGATCTGCCCCGCTTGCAGTTCACTCGCGCATTTGGCTTGCCAGATCTCACCTTCGACCAATACTCGACCTGCTCCAGGGAAACCGCTTACCACTTTGCCTGTGTCACCGACAACCGCTTCCATTCCTGTGGTCACTGGTTTGTTTCTCACTCGGACTAGCATTGATATTGTTACGACGATAAAGGCGACAGAGAACAAACTGATTCCAATAATTAACGGTAATGCGATTTGGTAACCCGGTACCTCAGTGTCCATCAGCATGATTGAGCCCAATGTAAATGCGGCAACGCCACCCAAACCGAAAATACCAAAGCTCGGACTAAATGCTTCTGCCACCATTAAGGCAATTCCCAATAGAATTAAGGCAAGGCCCGCGTAGCTCACAGGCAGCATTTGTAAGGAATACATGGCGAGTAGCAAGCAAATACCCCCTAAGACACCCGGTAAACCAACGCCGGGGTTATAGAACTCAAGAAGCAAGCCATAGATACCGATGAGCATCAGAATGTAAGCAACATTTGGATTAGTAATCACCGAAAGCAGGCTGAAGCGCCAATCTTGCTCTCGCTCGACAAAAGCCACCTCACTGAGCTGAATTTCCTGACTGACACCATTGATTGTGATGATGCGTCCATTACTCAACTCAACCAATTGCTGTAGGTCGCTCGCGATGAAATCAATCACATTCAGTGTGAGCGCATTGTCCGAATCCAAGCTTGCCGCTTCTCTTACCGCCTTCTCTGCCCACTCTTCATTACGATTGTGTAGCTTAGCCAAACTTACGATATAAGCCGCTGCATCATTAATGACTTTCTTTTCCATCGCGGTAGTGGCTTTCACCTGATCTGAGTTTTGTGGCTCTTGAGTATTTTCATTGGCTGCAGAAGTGTCGTCGTCTTTGTTGGTGTCATCTTGAGGAGATAGAGGATTTGAAGGCGCTTTACCACCACCTAGAGAAACAGGGGTAGCTGCACCTAAGTTGGTACCGGGGGCCATTGAAGCAATGTGGCTGGCTAGCAAGATATACGTCCCCGCGCTCGCAGCACGTGAGCCTGCAGGCCCCACCCATGTTGCGACAGGAATAGGCGATGTCGTGATCGCTCTAATGATATCTCGCATCGACGTATCTAAACCGCCGGGCGTGTTCATTTTCAACATGATGAACTTAGCTTGCTCATCATGAGCCTGTTCTATCTCTCTGGTGAGGTAGTCACTCGTTGCCGGTCCAATACCACCATTAATCTCAATAACCCAAACATCATCAGCCTGAGCTAAGGCAGAACTAAATAGCAGAAGGAACGCAAATAAGCACTTTGATATAAAAGTCATGCACCTTCTCCTTACAACTGAGATGCTAGATTGACGTTTTATTCAAGCGTAGAGGTAACATCTTGGTAATAAATAGATACCTTAAGCATAGTTCAGGCTAAATTTCGCACAACCAACATCTCATCTTATCCCCTCCCAGATTTGTATAAAAAGCACTCGCCAATGAAGATTAAATGTTAATAAAGATGAGTTAACAGAACCCCACCAAAAGCATTCACAAAATCACACCGATCAAACCTTTTATAAATTAAACAAATAACGTATCAGCCAAAAACAAAAGCAAACGTTTGCCATGGTATAAAAAAACACCTAATAGCGATTCAGCTCCGGTTTTTAAGAGACTTTCATCTCCGCTCATATTGATAAATGTAAAGGATACGTGTAAAACTCTTCGCGAAATATTTATCCAATGGTACATCGTACATTGGTGAGTAATTCTGGGATTTTTATATTTAGTAGCACAGAGGTTATGGAAGTGTTAAAAGAAAAGAGTTTACTAAGCAACATCGGCATCCAAGTCGTTATTGCAATGATCATCGGTACCGTAGTCGGCGCGATGATGGGTGAGAGCGCAACAATGTTCGCTCCACTGGGTGCTATCTTCATCAACTTGATCAAGATGTTGGTTATTCCTCTAGTCGCGGTTGCCCTAATTTCAGGAGCTGCAGGTCTAGGTAATAGCTCATCGGCAGGTAAAGTCGGTGTAACAACACTGGGTTACTTTGCATTAACGTCTGCACTTGCTGTAGCACTAGCGCTTGTAATGGGTGAAGTATTCGAACCGGGTCGTGGTATCGATGTTTCTGGCGTTGAAGGTATGTTCTCTTCAGAATACGCTGCGAAAGGCGAGCTTCCAACGTTCTGGGCAACCATCACTGGCATGATCCCTACCAACGTTTTCCAATCATTGAATGAAGCAAACATTCTGCAAATTCTCGTTTTCTGCTTGTTCTTTGGTATTGCGATTTCTAAACAAGCAAAAGAGAAGCGTGACCCTATCATCAACGGTGTAAATGCTATCGTTGACGCTATGGTATGGATGATCAACAAAGTTATGATCATTGCACCACTTGGCGTATTCGGCCTAATGGCTGAAGCTGTAGGTACGTTTGGTTTTGGCGCGCTTATGGTTGTGTTCAAACTGTTCGTTGTTTACATCGCTGCGATTCTTATCTTCGGCTTTGTTGCTTACCCACTGATGATTCAAATCTTCACTAAGACTTCTGCGAAGAAGTTCCTAGTGGCAATGAAGAAGCCTCAAGCGGTTGCACTATCAACAGCCTCTTCTATGGCGACACTACCAGTAACAATGGAAACAGTAGAGAAAGAACTTGGTGTTCGTAATTCTACCGCTTCATTCGTTCTGCCTTTAGGCGCGACGATCAACATGTCTGGTAACGCAATTTACTACGGCCTAGTGGCTATCTTCTTCGCACAACTGTTCAACATCGACCTGTCTATGGGTGCTTACGTTGCTATCATCGTAACCTCTACGCTAGGTGCTGTTGGTCAAGCGGGTGTTCCAGGTCCTTCTTTCCTAGTGGTTGCCGTTCTTCTAGCCGCTGGTATCCCTATCGAAGGTCTACCTCTGTTGTTCGCTCTAGACCGTATCTTCGATATGATTCGTACTGCTCTAAACATCACTGGTGATGCAGCATGTGCGGTAATCGTTGATTCTCTAATCAAAGACGAAGAACAAGAAGCTGAGCTACAAAAGCAGCAAGCTTAGTCAAAAGACAACAGGCTTAATTAAAATTTAAGCAAATTACTTATAGATGTCTTTTAATAAATAAAAACCGCCTTCATGAGGCGGTTTTTTATTAGGCAATAATCAATATTGATTCGGTAAGTCTTACTCTTGTAAGACTAATTGATTAATCCAAATGCACGAGGCAGAGCCAAACTAATTTCAGGAATAAAAGTAATGGCCAACAATGTGACGATCAATACGGCACAAAACGGCATGATACTTCTAATAACATTTTCAATTTTGGAGCCACTGACACTACAACCTACAAATAGGGCCGTGCCAACGGGTGGCGTTGCAATGCCAATACATAAGTTGAAGATAATCATCATCGCAAAGTGAATTGGATGCATACCTAAATGCTCAGCAATCGGCATAAAGATAGGGGTAAAGATCAATACGGCGGGCGTAAGGTCCAT is a genomic window of Vibrio sp. FE10 containing:
- the trpD gene encoding anthranilate phosphoribosyltransferase, giving the protein MEQINKLYEQQSLTQEESQQLFDVIIKGELDPILMASALTALKIKGETPDEIAGAAKALLANANPFPRPDYDFADIVGTGGDGHDTINISTTSAFVAAACGLKIAKHGNRSVSSKSGSSDLLDSFGINLAMTAEDTRTAVDELGVAFLFAPQYHVGVRHAMPVRQTMKTRTIFNILGPLINPARPNIELMGVYSKELVRPIAETMLQMGMKRAAVVHGSGLDEVAIHGETIVAEIKDGKIHEYTVAPADFGLNTHPLEAIKGGEPEENKAITTDILTGKGTDAQVGAVAVNVALLMRLFGHEDLKANAQQAIDAMNSGKAYELVQKLAAHA
- a CDS encoding aminodeoxychorismate/anthranilate synthase component II; the protein is MADIVFIDNFDSFTYNLVDQFRSLGHSVKIYRNNIPAKVVEAAINELDNPVALLSPGPGAPADAGCMPELIQLLKGKVPMIGICLGHQAIVEAYGGTVAGAGEIIHGKVSMMEHQNHATYQGLPSPLAIARYHSLVATHVSDSLTVTAEVDDLVMSVVQEQDKVCGFQFHPESIMTTYGATLLANAIEWALEKNATLDKKTN
- the trpB gene encoding tryptophan synthase subunit beta produces the protein MAKLDAYFGEYGGQYVPQILVPALDQLEQAFIDAQADPEFRSEFMTLLQEYAGRPTALTLARNLTKGTKTKLYLKREDLLHGGAHKTNQVLGQALLAKRMGKQEIIAETGAGQHGVATALACALLGLKCRVYMGAKDVERQSPNVFRMKLMGAEVIPVHSGSSTLKDACNEALRDWSATYEEAHYLLGTAAGPHPFPTIVRDFQRMIGEETKNQILAREGRLPDAVIACVGGGSNAIGMFADFIEEESVRLIGVEPAGKGIDTDQHGAPLKHGKTGIFFGMKAPLMQDENGQVEESYSVSAGLDFPSVGPQHAHLNAIGRAEYDNVTDDEALEAFQLIARKEGIIAALESSHAVAHAVKMAHDDPEKEQLLVVNLSGRGDKDIFSVHDILKEKGAL
- the trpCF gene encoding bifunctional indole-3-glycerol-phosphate synthase TrpC/phosphoribosylanthranilate isomerase TrpF, encoding MTQTTDKLSTHVSVKEAEMAEVLAKIVRDKYQWVAARKQTQPLDEFKSELTATDRSFYDALSGDQTVFITECKKASPSKGLIRDEFDLDYIASVYNNHANAISVLTDEKYFQGDFEFLPKVRSIAKQPILCKDFMVDTYQVYLARHYSADAILLMLSVLDDEEYKALAEVAHSLNMGVLTEVSNEEELHRAVALKAKVIGINNRNLRDLSTDLNRTKELAPLIRELAPEAIVISESGIYNHQQVRDLSTFADGFLIGSSLMAEKNLELAVRKVTLGENKVCGLTHTDDAAKAYQAGAVFGGLIFVEASKRHVDIEAARLTMSGAPLNYVGVFQNHSVTDVAKTVAELGLFAVQLHGDESQAFVDELKQSLPENVEIWKAYGVASDAENGAKSALPELLKSNVTRHLLDTKVGSQTGGTGQAFDWSLINNQSAIMLAGGLNPENANQAARLGCLGLDLNSGVESSPGKKDADKLQRAFAAIRNY
- a CDS encoding anthranilate synthase component 1; amino-acid sequence: MNKAIEIKKLGTIEVINSSVPYSQDPTSVFHTLCENKTDSLLLESAEIESKQNLTSLLLIDSAVRIVCRGHEVTFQALTQNGQALIEHLAQNVKTEIKSDLTDNVLTLTFVEPSNELDEDSRLREASSFDALRLVQHSFEQDADNKHALFMAGLFAYDIVANFEPLGDAEATNNCPDFVFYVAETLLRFDHQENEGLLHASLFTQDESIKAQLTERLADIQTQCQSLKAITEVTPLDNVDAVPSVSDEDFCQTVRDLKEYVVKGDVFQVVPSRRFTLPCPAPLAAYKELKQSNPSPYMFYMQDELFTLFGASPESALKYETETNQIEIYPIAGTRRRGKRPDGQIDFDLDSRIELELRTDKKENAEHMMLVDLARNDVARIAEAGTRHVADLLKVDRYSHVMHLVSRVVGQLREDLDALHAYQACMNMGTLTGAPKIRAMQLIRDVEKTRRGSYGGAVGYLTGEGTLDTCIVIRSAYVEDGVAQVQAGAGVVFDSDPQAEADETRGKAQAVISAIQAAHTKSLSSNTLASNKKES
- the trpA gene encoding tryptophan synthase subunit alpha; translated protein: MDRYQSLFTRLAEKNQGAFVPFVTVGDPNPEQSLKIMETLVEAGADALELGIPFSDPLADGPTIQGANIRALDSKVTPDVCFDLIGQIRAKYPELPIGLLMYANLVYARGIENFYERCAKAGIDSVLIADVPTNESGEFVAAAKKFGIHPIFIAPPTASDETLQSVSELGGGYTYLLSRSGVTGAETKANMPVTALLDRLNKFDAPPALLGFGISAPEQVKEAIVAGAAGAISGSAVVKIIENNVEQPEAMLKALAEFVTPMKAATQK
- a CDS encoding trp operon leader peptide, with product MLQEFNQNHKDKVLELSSVEASSELNWWRTWTSSWWANVYF
- the rnm gene encoding RNase RNM translates to MRIDLHSHTTASDGRLTPPELIDRALGFNIEALAITDHDTTDGLAEARSYIADNNLPIQLINGIEISTVWQNKDIHIVGLNVDPESPELKALIEQQKLHRIGRAEMIAQRLEKATREGVLEEVKLIAGDAPITRAHFAKWLVDNGYAKTMQQVFKKFLTRNNPGYVPPTWCSMSDAVTAIHAAGGQAVLAHPARYGLTAKWVKRLLAAFVEANGDAMEVAQPQQAQQERRTLADYAIQYKLLASQGSDFHYPSPWMELGRNLWLPSGVEEVWKDWEFQTVSPSE
- a CDS encoding slipin family protein codes for the protein MFIHTIGIVIVLVILLIASMFKVLREYERAVVFFLGRFYGVKGPGLIIIIPFIQQIVRVDLRTIVLDVPTQDLITRDNVSVKVNAVVYFRVLDPKMAINNVENYLEATSQLSQTTLRSVLGQHELDELLSEREELNRDLQAILDQHTDNWGIKIANVEIKHVDLDDSMVRALAKQAEAERSRRAKVIHATGELEASSKLREAAEVLNQAPNAIQLRYMQTLTEVANERTSTIIFPMPIDLVEKITEPIKATLNEAAIKKAMKADE